A DNA window from Maribellus comscasis contains the following coding sequences:
- a CDS encoding nucleoside hydrolase, with the protein MKKMFFLLFLIFPILFANGQEFPVLKETFRLQQLTPPTGKVRMILDTDTYNEVDDQFALAYTYLSKEKIDLQAVYAAPFHNGRSNGPGDGMEKSYQEILRLLKLMGKSPEGFAFRGSDNYLQDVNQPIRSDAALDLVKKAMASSPDDPLYVVPVGCITNIASAILIEPKIIKNIVVVWLGGNGLNWPHQKEFNLKQDVLAAQVVLNSGVPFVIMPCRPVVSHFHTTIPELKYYLEGKNELSDYLYNIVVEYSHGKEAWSKVIWDVTAVAWLVNSSWISTNLVHSPVLTDQVTYSVDHGRHFIRMANELNRDAIFRDLFTKIASKDLIQKR; encoded by the coding sequence ATGAAAAAGATGTTCTTTCTGTTGTTTTTAATATTTCCAATTTTATTTGCTAACGGACAGGAATTTCCTGTGTTAAAGGAAACTTTCCGTTTGCAACAATTAACTCCGCCCACCGGGAAAGTAAGAATGATTTTGGATACCGATACTTACAACGAGGTGGATGACCAATTTGCTTTGGCGTATACCTATCTATCAAAAGAAAAAATAGATCTTCAGGCCGTTTATGCAGCTCCATTTCACAATGGCCGCTCTAACGGGCCGGGAGATGGAATGGAAAAGAGCTACCAGGAAATACTTCGTTTGTTAAAGCTTATGGGGAAATCGCCTGAAGGTTTTGCTTTTCGTGGCTCAGACAACTATTTGCAGGATGTAAATCAACCAATTAGGAGCGATGCCGCACTTGATTTGGTAAAAAAGGCAATGGCAAGTTCTCCCGACGATCCTTTATACGTTGTGCCGGTTGGTTGTATAACAAATATCGCATCGGCTATATTGATAGAACCCAAAATTATTAAAAACATTGTAGTTGTGTGGCTGGGGGGAAACGGATTGAACTGGCCGCATCAAAAGGAATTCAATCTGAAACAGGATGTATTGGCTGCACAGGTAGTTTTAAACTCAGGAGTACCATTTGTAATTATGCCATGCCGGCCTGTAGTTTCGCATTTTCATACAACAATTCCTGAATTGAAATATTATTTGGAGGGCAAGAACGAACTATCGGATTACTTGTACAACATTGTAGTTGAATACAGTCACGGGAAAGAAGCATGGTCAAAAGTGATCTGGGATGTTACTGCAGTAGCATGGCTGGTTAATTCATCATGGATTTCAACCAACCTGGTACATAGTCCCGTTTTAACTGACCAGGTAACATACAGCGTTGATCACGGGAGGCATTTTATCCGTATGGCGAATGAATTAAACCGCGATGCTATTTTCAGGGATCTGTTCACAAAAATAGCATCAAAAGATCTGATTCAAAAAAGATGA
- a CDS encoding LacI family DNA-binding transcriptional regulator, producing the protein MVKQKISITDIAEKTGLSTTTVSRVLNGKAEQYRISKKSQQKIKEVAKELHYTPNQFAANLRTGKSGTMALIIPSLNNPFFAGIASEINTELRKSNYTTIISDSDENPETEKMELQQLIARNIEGLIIVPCGNEWEHIKSLQEQGLPVVCIDRYFENLDIPFVSTDNYTGASMATKQLIENGHSRITCIQGVQHSTPNKLRIKGFTDTMKKAGLESESIVGDDFTFQNGYLETKLLLQQKEHPTAVFTLSNTIAMGCMKALKEENIKVPDDISLITFDDHPYLDYLATPLSCIAQPVSDISKIAVKFLISKINKQEVKTSQVLLRPTIRMRDSIKRIN; encoded by the coding sequence ATGGTAAAACAAAAAATTAGCATAACAGATATAGCGGAGAAAACGGGCTTGTCCACCACTACAGTGTCGAGAGTATTAAACGGAAAGGCTGAACAGTACCGGATTAGCAAAAAATCTCAGCAAAAAATTAAAGAGGTAGCAAAAGAATTGCATTACACACCTAATCAGTTTGCCGCTAACCTCAGAACGGGCAAAAGCGGAACAATGGCTTTAATTATTCCGTCGTTAAATAATCCTTTTTTTGCCGGAATTGCGAGTGAAATAAATACTGAATTACGAAAATCAAACTACACAACCATTATAAGCGACAGCGACGAAAACCCGGAAACAGAAAAAATGGAACTGCAGCAATTAATTGCCAGAAATATAGAGGGATTAATTATCGTTCCCTGCGGAAATGAATGGGAACATATCAAGTCGCTTCAGGAGCAGGGATTGCCTGTGGTATGTATTGACAGGTATTTTGAGAACTTGGATATTCCTTTTGTTTCCACTGACAATTATACAGGGGCATCCATGGCCACAAAGCAACTGATTGAAAACGGCCACTCGCGAATAACCTGTATACAGGGCGTTCAACATTCTACGCCAAATAAACTCAGAATTAAAGGTTTTACAGATACAATGAAAAAGGCGGGCTTAGAAAGTGAAAGTATCGTCGGAGATGATTTTACTTTTCAAAACGGATACCTGGAAACAAAACTTTTGCTGCAACAAAAAGAACACCCAACTGCTGTATTTACCCTGAGCAATACCATCGCCATGGGCTGTATGAAAGCCTTGAAAGAAGAAAATATTAAAGTGCCCGACGACATTTCTTTAATAACCTTTGATGATCATCCCTATCTTGATTACCTGGCTACTCCGCTTTCTTGTATTGCCCAGCCGGTAAGCGATATAAGCAAAATCGCTGTTAAGTTTTTAATCTCAAAAATTAATAAGCAGGAAGTAAAAACCAGCCAGGTTCTTTTAAGGCCAACGATAAGAATGAGGGACTCAATAAAAAGAATTAATTAA
- a CDS encoding arylsulfatase: MKCLIFISLILFFFSGWVQSQRPNVVIVLTDDQGYGEFSCNGNPLVHTPNIDRLAKEGFRFTDFHVAPMCTPTRGELLTGLDAFRNGAVNVSSGRTLLRADLPTMANVFKKAGYATAVFGKWHLGDNYPYRPQDRGFDETLWFPSSHINSVPDYWDNDYFDDIYMHNGNRKEYKGYCTDVFFDGAIKWMSEKIDEKISYFIYLPLNASHSPHYVPDKYRESIKRSIKEHPEIVKHLSESKKKELVSFLAMGNNIDENIGKLYEFLADNNQLEKTIIVFLTDNGSTFGADYYNAGMKGRKTQLWEGGHRVPLFIRTPSKICKSPKTIEELCQVQDLLPTLAAMSGIKEIPKNLDGMNLFPLMNGAKENLEERMLVINYSRMPNFKVKYTTKNPAIPQRDGAGVLWKNWRLIENRELYNIAADPHQDKDVALEYPEIVQKMRNHLNNWWDAVKDEVAVVQRVVIGNEQENPALLTACEWLDVFVDQQKQVRWGVKKNGVWHVAVHQPGEYQFELRRWPRESETALQDGLPLKKVTDGWLEKGVQLPVRSAKIRIGNREKSKKITSSDKEVTFTMNLNQGDTSIQTWFFDENNNEICGAYYLYVKRI, from the coding sequence ATGAAGTGTCTAATCTTTATCAGTCTGATTTTATTTTTTTTCTCCGGATGGGTACAAAGTCAACGTCCCAATGTTGTAATTGTTTTAACCGACGATCAAGGCTATGGAGAATTTTCGTGCAATGGAAATCCTTTGGTTCACACCCCAAATATCGACAGGCTGGCTAAAGAAGGATTTCGTTTTACAGATTTTCATGTGGCCCCGATGTGCACTCCAACCCGCGGGGAATTATTAACCGGGCTCGACGCATTTAGAAATGGCGCTGTAAATGTAAGCAGTGGACGCACATTGCTAAGAGCCGACTTGCCAACGATGGCCAATGTCTTTAAAAAGGCGGGTTATGCTACTGCTGTATTTGGTAAATGGCATTTGGGAGATAACTATCCTTACCGCCCACAGGATAGGGGGTTTGATGAAACGTTGTGGTTTCCCTCTTCTCATATAAACAGTGTACCCGACTATTGGGACAACGATTACTTTGACGACATATATATGCATAACGGAAACAGAAAAGAATACAAGGGCTATTGTACCGATGTTTTTTTTGATGGGGCGATAAAGTGGATGTCGGAAAAGATTGATGAAAAGATTTCATATTTTATTTATCTTCCGTTAAACGCTTCTCATTCTCCACATTATGTTCCGGATAAGTACCGTGAGTCAATAAAAAGATCGATTAAAGAACATCCGGAAATTGTTAAACATCTTTCAGAATCGAAAAAGAAGGAGCTCGTTAGTTTTTTGGCAATGGGAAATAACATTGATGAAAATATCGGAAAACTCTACGAGTTTCTCGCGGATAACAATCAGCTTGAAAAAACGATAATTGTGTTTTTAACCGACAATGGCAGTACATTTGGAGCAGATTATTACAACGCGGGCATGAAAGGCCGAAAAACACAACTTTGGGAAGGTGGACATCGTGTGCCACTTTTTATCCGAACTCCTTCAAAAATCTGTAAAAGCCCGAAGACGATTGAGGAATTATGCCAGGTTCAGGATTTGTTGCCTACTTTGGCGGCCATGTCCGGGATTAAAGAAATTCCCAAAAATCTTGACGGGATGAATCTTTTTCCTTTAATGAATGGAGCAAAAGAGAATTTGGAGGAGCGGATGCTGGTGATCAATTACAGCCGGATGCCAAATTTTAAGGTAAAATATACGACTAAAAATCCTGCAATTCCGCAACGAGATGGCGCCGGTGTTCTATGGAAAAACTGGCGTTTGATAGAAAATCGCGAATTGTACAATATTGCAGCAGATCCACATCAAGACAAAGATGTTGCGTTGGAATATCCCGAAATTGTGCAGAAAATGAGAAATCACCTGAACAATTGGTGGGATGCTGTTAAAGATGAGGTTGCTGTAGTGCAACGCGTGGTTATTGGCAACGAACAGGAAAACCCAGCATTACTTACCGCCTGCGAGTGGTTGGATGTTTTTGTAGATCAGCAGAAGCAGGTTCGGTGGGGTGTAAAGAAGAATGGCGTTTGGCATGTTGCGGTACACCAGCCGGGAGAGTATCAGTTTGAATTGAGACGCTGGCCCCGGGAATCGGAAACCGCTTTGCAGGACGGCCTTCCTTTGAAAAAAGTAACAGATGGTTGGCTTGAAAAAGGAGTTCAATTGCCTGTTCGTTCAGCGAAGATCAGAATCGGGAACCGGGAGAAATCAAAAAAGATTACCAGTTCTGATAAAGAAGTAACATTTACAATGAATTTAAATCAAGGCGATACAAGTATCCAAACCTGGTTTTTCGACGAAAATAATAATGAAATTTGTGGAGCATATTATCTCTACGTAAAAAGAATCTGA
- a CDS encoding SDR family oxidoreductase, giving the protein MKFNCANKIVIITGSGSGIGKTLAIEIGKKGAKIVLNGRNQKKLEAAAHELKKLNIEVLHVQGDISVFDQCKNIVEKIIYEYGKIDILINNAGITSFGNFIDVDIEVFRKVVNTNLLGPANMTKAALPYLKKTEGSVFFIGSIAGIHGIGKYSAYSCSKMALTSLAESLKIELFATNIYVGIAYVGFTENDIQKTFLDSKGNNISVPLRKNVKQVPQQKVAQQIVKMIERKKFKKTFTFLGKLNSIVNRFAPFIIHRILLNDYRKAKEGS; this is encoded by the coding sequence ATGAAATTTAATTGTGCAAATAAAATTGTCATAATAACTGGCTCCGGCAGTGGAATAGGAAAAACGTTGGCAATTGAAATTGGAAAAAAAGGAGCAAAAATAGTTTTAAACGGAAGGAATCAGAAAAAACTGGAAGCTGCGGCACATGAACTTAAAAAACTGAATATTGAAGTTCTACATGTCCAGGGAGACATTTCAGTTTTCGATCAATGTAAAAATATTGTAGAAAAAATAATTTATGAATACGGGAAAATTGATATTTTAATAAATAACGCAGGAATTACATCCTTCGGAAACTTTATAGATGTTGATATTGAAGTGTTTAGAAAGGTAGTTAATACAAATTTGCTTGGTCCCGCAAACATGACAAAAGCTGCACTGCCTTATTTAAAAAAAACTGAAGGAAGCGTCTTTTTTATTGGAAGTATAGCCGGAATACATGGAATTGGAAAATACTCTGCCTACTCATGTTCAAAAATGGCATTGACTTCTTTAGCAGAATCATTAAAAATAGAATTATTCGCCACCAACATTTATGTTGGCATCGCCTATGTTGGATTTACTGAGAATGATATTCAAAAAACGTTCTTGGATAGTAAAGGAAACAACATTAGTGTACCGTTAAGAAAAAATGTAAAACAAGTACCCCAACAAAAAGTTGCGCAGCAAATTGTTAAAATGATTGAAAGAAAAAAATTCAAAAAAACATTTACTTTTTTAGGAAAATTAAATTCAATCGTAAATCGATTTGCACCTTTTATTATACACCGCATTTTGTTAAATGATTACCGCAAAGCTAAAGAAGGAAGTTGA
- a CDS encoding NAD-dependent epimerase/dehydratase family protein, whose translation MLKILVTGADGMLGSNLVRMLLENEHDVSVFLFDRSNSNSLDGLNIKKYYGDITIPDTLDDAVKSTDVIIHVAASTSVWPSRSEMLCKINVTGTQNIICKTLEHNVKKLIYIGSASSVNTELKFDASQKYSFPGAKFKLDYIDSKYYALQLILKSITENNLPATAILPTFMIGAYDSAPGSGKLILNLASGKLKFYTGGGRNFVHVKDVANAIVNSLNTETNGKVYIIGNENMTYREFFNLAAKIIGKPEPKIKIPDWCAKTYGFIGELLSKIIHFEPLLSYPMARIACEKQFIEGDSAKELNIIKTPIKIAIEESYNWFLNNHYIQVK comes from the coding sequence ATGTTAAAAATTTTAGTAACTGGTGCCGACGGAATGCTTGGAAGTAACTTAGTCAGAATGCTTCTTGAAAATGAGCATGACGTCAGTGTTTTTCTTTTTGATCGATCGAATTCTAATTCGCTTGACGGCCTGAACATCAAAAAATATTATGGCGATATTACTATTCCCGACACTTTGGATGATGCAGTAAAAAGCACAGATGTTATTATTCATGTTGCTGCCAGTACATCGGTTTGGCCTTCACGTTCAGAGATGTTATGCAAAATAAATGTAACCGGAACCCAAAACATAATTTGTAAAACATTGGAACACAACGTAAAAAAGCTAATTTATATTGGTTCAGCCAGCTCTGTTAATACAGAGTTAAAATTTGATGCTTCTCAAAAATATTCGTTCCCCGGAGCTAAATTTAAATTGGATTATATCGATTCAAAGTATTATGCTCTACAATTAATTTTAAAATCGATTACAGAAAATAATCTACCAGCTACAGCAATTCTTCCGACATTTATGATTGGTGCCTATGATTCAGCGCCTGGTTCCGGCAAATTAATATTGAATTTAGCCAGCGGCAAATTAAAGTTTTATACTGGTGGGGGCAGAAACTTTGTTCATGTTAAAGATGTTGCCAATGCTATTGTGAACAGTTTAAATACAGAAACAAATGGTAAAGTTTATATCATTGGCAATGAAAACATGACATACAGAGAATTTTTTAATTTGGCTGCCAAAATTATTGGAAAACCCGAACCTAAAATAAAGATTCCGGATTGGTGTGCAAAAACGTATGGATTTATCGGAGAACTACTAAGTAAAATAATACATTTCGAACCTCTGCTTAGTTATCCAATGGCTCGTATTGCCTGCGAAAAACAATTTATCGAAGGAGACTCAGCGAAGGAATTAAATATTATAAAAACACCTATAAAAATTGCAATTGAAGAATCATATAACTGGTTTTTAAATAACCATTATATTCAGGTAAAATGA
- a CDS encoding TrpB-like pyridoxal phosphate-dependent enzyme — translation MTRQKKIFLEESEFPKQWYNLAPDLPTPLNPPLGPDGNPVGPEMLAPVFPMNLIEQEVSQERWIDIPDGIRDILIQWRPSPLIRAYELEEALGTPAKIYYKNEGVSPAGSHKPNTAVAQAWYNKQFGIKKLTTETGAGQWGSALSFAAAQIGLEVKVFMVRVSFDQKPFRKMMMETWGGKCIASPSTETKAGRDILAQFPDTPGSLGIAISEAVEAAVSDPKGETRYSLGSVLNHVMLHQTVIGLEAKKQLAKVGIQNPDVVIGCCGGGSNFAGLSFPFIYDKINGANIQVIGAEPFSCPTLTKAPFIYDNGDVAQMTPLLAMNSLGHNFIPAPIHAGGLRYHGMAPLVSAALRDGLMDAIAVHQSECFDAGLLFAKTEGIIPAPETTHAIAATIREAKKAKEEGKEKTILFNFSGHGLMDLVGYNKYLAGELHDYEYPESEIAENLKKLEGYPLPK, via the coding sequence ATGACCAGACAAAAGAAAATTTTTCTTGAAGAGTCGGAATTCCCAAAACAATGGTACAATCTGGCACCCGACCTGCCAACACCTCTAAATCCACCACTCGGACCGGATGGAAATCCGGTTGGACCGGAAATGCTGGCACCTGTTTTCCCAATGAATTTGATTGAACAAGAGGTTAGCCAGGAACGCTGGATTGATATTCCGGACGGAATCAGAGATATTTTGATACAATGGAGACCAAGTCCGCTTATTCGTGCCTACGAACTGGAGGAAGCTCTCGGGACGCCGGCAAAAATATATTACAAAAACGAAGGTGTTTCACCAGCCGGCAGCCACAAACCAAATACTGCCGTTGCACAGGCGTGGTACAACAAACAGTTTGGAATAAAAAAACTCACAACTGAAACCGGCGCCGGACAGTGGGGGTCGGCACTTTCGTTTGCTGCTGCACAAATCGGTCTGGAAGTAAAAGTTTTTATGGTACGCGTAAGTTTCGACCAAAAACCTTTCCGGAAAATGATGATGGAAACCTGGGGTGGAAAATGTATCGCCAGTCCAAGTACCGAAACGAAGGCCGGACGTGATATTTTAGCTCAATTCCCAGATACTCCGGGAAGTTTGGGTATTGCCATTTCGGAAGCTGTTGAAGCCGCGGTTTCTGATCCAAAAGGAGAAACACGGTATTCGTTGGGATCAGTATTAAATCACGTAATGTTACACCAAACTGTAATTGGACTGGAAGCCAAAAAACAGTTGGCAAAAGTGGGTATACAAAATCCGGATGTTGTTATCGGATGCTGTGGCGGAGGAAGTAACTTTGCCGGGCTGTCATTCCCGTTTATTTACGACAAAATTAACGGCGCCAATATTCAGGTTATCGGAGCAGAACCATTTAGCTGCCCAACACTAACCAAAGCACCGTTTATTTACGATAATGGCGATGTAGCTCAGATGACTCCGTTACTTGCTATGAACAGCCTCGGACACAACTTTATTCCTGCTCCTATTCACGCCGGCGGATTACGTTACCATGGTATGGCGCCGCTTGTTAGCGCCGCACTTCGCGACGGTTTAATGGATGCGATTGCCGTTCACCAAAGCGAATGTTTTGATGCAGGTTTACTGTTTGCAAAAACCGAAGGTATAATTCCTGCTCCGGAAACTACACACGCCATTGCAGCAACAATCCGGGAAGCAAAAAAAGCCAAAGAAGAAGGAAAAGAAAAAACTATACTTTTCAATTTCAGCGGCCATGGTTTAATGGACCTGGTTGGTTACAATAAATACCTGGCAGGCGAGTTACACGATTATGAATATCCTGAATCGGAAATTGCTGAAAACCTGAAAAAACTGGAAGGTTATCCTCTTCCAAAATAG
- a CDS encoding potassium channel family protein — protein MYPLKLFFDFLRDKTYRGLVISTFSVLVSGTLVYHFVEGWRWLDSVYFSVITLATVGYGDFSPQTDFGKIFTIFYVLTGIGILFGFIDTFYKHRISKFEELKEKRKNKSK, from the coding sequence ATGTATCCATTAAAGTTATTCTTTGATTTTTTGAGAGATAAAACTTATCGCGGACTTGTGATTTCCACTTTTTCGGTTTTGGTTTCAGGCACTTTAGTATACCATTTTGTTGAAGGTTGGCGATGGCTCGATTCTGTTTATTTTTCTGTAATAACGCTGGCAACCGTTGGCTATGGAGATTTTTCACCTCAAACTGATTTTGGGAAAATTTTTACCATATTTTATGTGTTGACCGGAATTGGTATTTTATTTGGTTTTATAGATACTTTTTACAAGCATCGAATTTCAAAATTCGAAGAGTTGAAAGAAAAAAGAAAGAATAAATCAAAGTAG
- the ybaK gene encoding Cys-tRNA(Pro) deacylase, translating into MKKTNAARLLDKAKISYDLVEYTVDEADLSAVHVAESLGQDVDQVFKTLVLRGKSTGIFVAIIPGSAEVNLKKAAKVSGNKSAEMVLMKELLQLTGYIRGACSPLGMKKHYPVYIHKTCMDFEFIFVSAGIRGQQLKVNPDDLISYIRAVVCDLI; encoded by the coding sequence ATGAAAAAAACAAATGCAGCCCGTTTGCTCGACAAAGCGAAGATAAGTTATGACCTTGTTGAATACACCGTTGATGAAGCTGATTTAAGTGCTGTTCATGTTGCCGAGTCTTTGGGGCAAGATGTCGACCAGGTTTTTAAGACCCTTGTTTTGCGGGGGAAATCCACCGGGATTTTTGTTGCAATTATTCCAGGAAGTGCAGAGGTAAACCTGAAAAAAGCAGCAAAGGTATCGGGGAACAAAAGTGCAGAAATGGTGCTTATGAAAGAACTGCTTCAACTTACGGGTTATATTCGCGGAGCATGTTCACCCCTTGGAATGAAAAAACATTATCCTGTTTATATTCACAAAACGTGTATGGATTTTGAATTTATTTTTGTGAGTGCCGGAATTCGCGGACAGCAACTGAAAGTCAATCCCGATGATCTGATTTCGTACATTCGCGCAGTAGTTTGTGATTTAATTTAG
- the trpS gene encoding tryptophan--tRNA ligase, whose translation MNKPTVLSGIRPTGYLHLGNYFGAVRNFIRMQDDFNCFFFIADIHSLTTHPTPGDLQSGVKQVLAEYLACGIDPEKATIFIQSDVPEVAELYTFLNMNAYLGELERTTSFKDKARKQPDNVNAGLLTYPVLMAADIIIHKAHFVPVGKDQEQNLEMARKFAKRFNRMYKKEVFPIPRPYTFDGKDMIKVPGLDGSGKMGKSEGNAINLYEDPKSIRKKVMRAVTDSGPTEMNQEKPESVQNLFTLMEIVSTPDTLVHFDELYNNCEIRYGDMKKQLAEDIISYTAPIRERIIEILDDNEYLAKVAKLGADKARESASRTLREVKEVIGFKRLF comes from the coding sequence ATGAACAAACCGACAGTTTTAAGCGGAATACGTCCAACAGGGTATTTACATCTCGGAAATTACTTTGGTGCCGTGCGTAATTTTATTCGCATGCAGGATGATTTTAATTGTTTTTTCTTTATCGCTGATATACATTCATTAACAACACATCCAACGCCTGGTGATCTTCAGTCGGGGGTAAAGCAGGTTTTAGCAGAATATCTGGCTTGTGGAATTGATCCTGAAAAAGCAACCATTTTTATTCAAAGCGATGTTCCGGAAGTGGCCGAGTTGTATACTTTTCTGAATATGAATGCCTACCTGGGTGAATTGGAGCGGACGACTTCGTTTAAAGATAAAGCCCGCAAACAACCCGACAATGTTAACGCAGGTTTGCTTACTTATCCGGTTTTAATGGCTGCTGATATTATTATTCATAAAGCACATTTTGTTCCGGTTGGAAAAGACCAGGAGCAAAATCTGGAAATGGCGCGTAAATTTGCCAAACGTTTTAACCGGATGTATAAAAAAGAGGTGTTTCCGATTCCGCGTCCTTATACTTTTGATGGGAAAGACATGATAAAAGTTCCCGGATTGGACGGAAGCGGGAAGATGGGAAAGTCGGAAGGGAATGCGATTAATTTGTATGAAGACCCAAAATCAATTCGCAAAAAAGTAATGCGTGCAGTAACCGATTCCGGCCCAACAGAAATGAACCAGGAAAAACCTGAATCTGTGCAGAATTTGTTTACGCTGATGGAAATTGTTTCAACACCGGATACCCTCGTTCATTTTGATGAATTGTATAACAATTGCGAAATTCGTTATGGTGATATGAAAAAACAGCTGGCAGAGGATATTATTTCTTATACAGCGCCCATTCGCGAACGGATTATTGAAATTTTGGATGATAACGAATATTTGGCAAAAGTTGCTAAATTAGGAGCCGATAAAGCAAGGGAATCAGCTTCACGTACATTAAGAGAAGTAAAAGAAGTAATAGGCTTTAAAAGATTATTTTGA
- a CDS encoding lipoate--protein ligase produces MLCIHLKNTDPFFCLAAEEYLLKKFSEDIFMLWQSKDTVVVGKHQNALAEINYPFVRENNITVARRISGGGTVFHDAGNVNFAFIKNVNSPAEINFKMFTAPVVNALEKLDLKATSSGRNDLLLEELKISGNAEHVFKNRVLHHGTLLYNSDLENLGQAIKVAPGKYKSKAVQSNRSPVANIASFLKKEMPIEDFIQFLLNVQLENKEARFYEPGEKDVQNIQQLAGEKFKTWEWNFGYSPKYSFQNKINIDGRGVSIFLKTLKGIVSEIEIGGTYFSDEAARRLAKNLQGKRHFFEDIQRELEGFSKVVSDPLVYTFF; encoded by the coding sequence ATGCTTTGTATTCACTTGAAAAATACCGATCCGTTTTTTTGCCTGGCGGCAGAAGAATATCTTCTGAAAAAATTTTCTGAAGATATTTTTATGCTTTGGCAAAGCAAAGATACTGTTGTTGTTGGAAAGCACCAGAATGCTCTGGCAGAGATAAATTATCCGTTTGTCCGGGAAAATAACATCACTGTAGCGCGGCGAATTTCAGGCGGAGGAACGGTATTCCATGATGCCGGTAATGTAAATTTTGCATTTATAAAGAATGTAAACAGCCCGGCTGAAATTAACTTTAAAATGTTTACAGCTCCGGTTGTAAATGCGCTTGAGAAATTGGATTTAAAAGCTACAAGCTCGGGGAGGAATGACTTGCTTCTTGAAGAATTGAAAATTTCGGGAAATGCAGAGCACGTTTTTAAAAACAGGGTGTTGCATCACGGAACTTTGTTGTACAATTCAGATTTGGAAAATCTTGGCCAGGCAATAAAAGTGGCTCCCGGAAAATACAAAAGTAAAGCGGTACAATCAAACCGGAGCCCTGTAGCGAATATTGCTTCCTTTCTGAAAAAGGAAATGCCAATAGAAGATTTTATACAGTTTTTGCTGAATGTTCAACTTGAAAATAAGGAAGCACGCTTTTACGAACCGGGTGAAAAGGATGTTCAGAATATTCAACAATTGGCCGGAGAAAAATTTAAAACATGGGAATGGAATTTTGGCTATTCACCCAAATATTCTTTTCAAAATAAAATAAATATTGATGGGAGAGGAGTGAGCATATTTTTGAAAACGTTAAAAGGGATTGTTTCAGAAATAGAAATAGGTGGTACTTATTTTTCTGATGAGGCTGCCCGACGACTTGCAAAAAATCTTCAGGGGAAACGACATTTTTTTGAAGATATTCAAAGAGAATTGGAAGGTTTTTCCAAAGTTGTTTCAGACCCTTTGGTTTATACATTCTTTTAG